The Desertifilum tharense IPPAS B-1220 genome contains the following window.
CTTGACTCAGCACTATCCAGAAGGGTGCTGGCAAAACAGCGATCGCCAAATGCTGGAGCTTGCACGCTTCGATCGTCCTAATCTTGAGCGCGATCGCAGTCCCAATCCTTTAATTTTGGTTCAAGATGGAAAGGGGTAGCATAATGCTATCCAACGGGCTTGTCTTTTTTTTACAGATCAAATGAATAGACTAGAAAATAGTCTCAGTGGCAGTGCTTTGGGTATGGTTTCTACCCGTAGCTTTCCGGCAATTATTGGCGTTGCTGACACCATGATTAAGTCAGCCGGAGTGGTATTGGTTGGAATCGAAAAAATTGGGGGGGGTCATTGTACGGCGATCGCTCGCGGCCGAATTGCAGATATTCGCATCGCGGTGGACGCCGGGGCCCAGAATGCGTTAGAGTTCGGGCCGGGTCAGTTAGTGTCCTCCACGGTGATTCCCCGACCCCTACCGAATATGGAGGTGATTTTTCCCCTAGGAAGTCATCTGGCTAGAGAAATGAATGCCCATCGCGACGGTCGCGTTAGCCAGCACTCCATCGGTTTAATTGAAACGCGAGGCTTTCCGCCAATGGTGGCCGCCGCCGATGCGATGTTGAAATCTGCGGATGTGGAATTAACCGCCTTTGAAACCATTGGCGATGGTTTGTGTACTGCCATTATTCGCGGCCCGGTGGCCGATGTGGTGGTGGCTGTGGAAGCGGGGATGGCTGAAGTGACGCGGATTGGGGCCGAGGTTAACGCCGTGTACGTGATTCCGCGACCTCAAGAAGATTTAGACCGAATTCTGCCGTTCGCGAGTTGCATGTTAGAGGAAGAACCGCAACCGCTGATGTTACCGCTAACGATTCCTCAAGAAGAAAAAGAAGAGGAGTTGGTAGAGTTACCCAATTTAGATGCGATTCCTGTTCCCAAGGAACGCACTCAAGGTTAAGCAGAGGCGGGTAGGGAATCTGCAAGGAGCGATCGCGCTACGGATAGGTCATAGGGAAAGGGCGATCGCATCGGTTGATAATCTTTAGGGTGGGGTTCGCCCTGGCGCAGCACTGCATTCACCAGCACGCAGGGTTCGTTGCTGAGGTTAATGGCCCCGTGGGGCACAAAGGGCGGAATCGTGACAACCACAGGATGGCGATCGCTTAAAGGCACATACTGATATTGGCGGTTGTGCAGCACCACCAACACAAAACTCCCCCGTACCACCAAAAGCTGATCGGTTTGACGGCGATGCACAAACAAGTCGTCAATTGTCTGGGGCGGAATCTGCACCAACATCGTTTCGTGACTCGACTGCGGCGTGTAAAACTCAGACATTCCCCCACGTATTGACTCCAGGTAACGAATTTCAA
Protein-coding sequences here:
- a CDS encoding BMC domain-containing protein, with amino-acid sequence MNRLENSLSGSALGMVSTRSFPAIIGVADTMIKSAGVVLVGIEKIGGGHCTAIARGRIADIRIAVDAGAQNALEFGPGQLVSSTVIPRPLPNMEVIFPLGSHLAREMNAHRDGRVSQHSIGLIETRGFPPMVAAADAMLKSADVELTAFETIGDGLCTAIIRGPVADVVVAVEAGMAEVTRIGAEVNAVYVIPRPQEDLDRILPFASCMLEEEPQPLMLPLTIPQEEKEEELVELPNLDAIPVPKERTQG
- a CDS encoding dTDP-4-dehydrorhamnose 3,5-epimerase — its product is MGLARGIEIRYLESIRGGMSEFYTPQSSHETMLVQIPPQTIDDLFVHRRQTDQLLVVRGSFVLVVLHNRQYQYVPLSDRHPVVVTIPPFVPHGAINLSNEPCVLVNAVLRQGEPHPKDYQPMRSPFPYDLSVARSLLADSLPASA